A genomic window from Vanessa tameamea isolate UH-Manoa-2023 chromosome 7, ilVanTame1 primary haplotype, whole genome shotgun sequence includes:
- the LOC113401255 gene encoding origin recognition complex subunit 2, producing MDHLEDNDEILVSPEYTPKRLTRNRTKPKKYDEFLDMTPVKRKNYAYVESSDEEIQENTPKPKVLFGNDDVDGQDIFKFKSRHTKNDLYNKAKAVVSSSINSPMKTPRKKLLQKVNEATPRHVVNIMKKKIIQAVHSNSSDSDFSGSSSDFIPDKSGDESSSSSSGTDSEVEEEEGISKKGNVQITKHRNNRSKPKDTEYFVTPDNYFMMNSSKKITTSDHTLARLKMMNINENMKEVAAHMSELHRDKVGDLVQTYDQLFDKWLYVLSENFNVILYGIGSKRAVLQRFQTEKFQDTPCIVVNGFFPSLTIKNILETVVIDFLENTHVPSNIGDVVSLIEAQLDELGVDLFLIVHNIDGNMLRNSKAQSVLASLAQLKNVHLIATIDHINAPLLWDHSKLSKFNFTWWDVTTFLPYVDETSYENSLMTQRSGALQLSSLKSVFQSLTSNAKGIFEIIIQYQLENQKQVHYQGLPFKDLYSKAREQFLVSSDLALRAQLTEFLDHKLVKIKRTLDGSENLVIPIESSLLQQFLDQQIKIQ from the exons atggatcATCTTGAAGATAACG ATGAAATTCTTGTTAGTCCTGAGTATACGCCGAAAAGATTAACAAGAAACAGAACAAAACCTAAGAAGTATGATGAATTCTTAGACATGACTCcagttaaaagaaaaaattatgcATATGTTGAAAGTTCTGATGAAGAAATTCAAGAGAATACTCCAAAACCCAAAG TGCTTTTTGGTAATGATGATGTTGACGGACAAGATATCTTTAAGTTTAAATCCCGTCACACTAAAAATGATCTTTATAATAAAGCAAAGGCAGTTGTTAGTAGTTCTATAAACTCACCAATGAAAACTCcaagaaaaaaattactacaaaaAGTTAATGAGGCAACTCCGAGACATGTGGTTAACATCATGAAGAAAA aaATAATTCAAGCAGTGCACAGTAATAGCTCAGACAGTGATTTCTCTGGCAGTAGCAGTGATTTTATACCAGACAAAAGCGGAGATGAG AGTAGTTCTTCATCTTCCGGTACAGATTCCGAGGTTGAAGAAGAAGAGGGAATCAGCAAAAAAGGCAATGTTCAAATTACAAAACACAGGAATAACAGATCAAAACCAAAAGATACTGAATATTTTGTTACGCCcgacaattattttatgatgaatTCTAGTAAGAAA attACAACTTCAGATCATACGTTAGCTAGACTTAAGATGATGAATATCAATGAAAACATGAAGGAGGTAGCAGCTCATATGTCTGAACTACATCGCGATAAAGTCGGCGATCTCGTGCAAACCTACGACCAGCTGTTTGACAAATGGCTCTACGTTTTAAGTgaaaatttcaatgtaattctcTATGGCATTGGATCAAAACGTGCAGTATTACAACGGTTCCAAACAGAGAAATTTCAAGATACGCCATGTATAGTAGTGAACGGTTTCTTTCCCAGCCTCACCATTAAGAACATTTTAGAAACAGTCGTCATCGACTTCTTAGAGAATACGCACGTTCCGTCCAATATTGGAGACGTTGTGAGTTTAATAGAAGCCCAACTGGACGAGTTAGGTGTTGACTTATTCCTTATAGTTCACAACATTGACGGTAACATGCTAAGGAATTCTAAGGCGCAGTCTGTCCTAGCAAGCTTGGCGCAGTTGAAGAATGTTCATTTGATCGCGACGATCGACCATATCAACGCACCACTTC TATGGGACCATTCAAAACTCAGCAAGTTTAATTTTACCTGGTGGGACGTCACGACATTTTTGCCGTACGTGGACGAGACGTCATACGAGAACTCGCTCATGACGCAGCGCAGCGGCGCGCTGCAGCTGTCGTCGCTGAAGAGCGTGTTCCAGTCGTTGACCTCTAATGCCAAGGGGATATTCGAAATCATTATCCAATACCAACTTGAAAATCAGAAACAAGTCCACTATCAAG GTCTGCCATTCAAGGATTTGTATTCAAAAGCTCGTGAGCAGTTCCTGGTAAGCTCAGATCTTGCTCTAAGAGCTCAGCTTACAGAGTTTTTAGATcataaattagttaaaataaaaagaacctTAGATGGTAGTGAAAACCTAGTCATACCCATTGAAAGTTCTTTACTACAGCAATTTTTGgatcaacaaattaaaatacagtga
- the Rdx gene encoding speckle-type POZ protein isoform X1: MALARYQQQSARATRMKLGSGSECGGGGSGGGAPAPQSARVSSNGAGGMAVSRVPSPLHDGNTPVAENWCFTQVKVVKFSYMWTINNFSFCREEMGEVLKSSTFSAGASDKLKWCLRVNPKGLDEESKDYLSLYLLLVSCNKSEVRAKFKFSILNAKREETKAMESQRAYRFVQGKDWGFKKFIRRDFLLDEANGLLPEDKLTIFCEVSVVADSINISGQSNVVQFKVPECRLSDDLGALFDNERFSDVTLAVGGREFQAHKAILAARSPVFAAMFEHEMEERKRNRVDITDVDHEVLREMLRFIYTDRAPNLDKMADDLLAAADKYALDRLKVMCEEALCLSLSVETAADTLILADLHSADQLKAQTIDFINTSHATDVMDTAGWKNMISSHPHLIAEAFRALATQQQQIPPIGPPRKRVKQA, translated from the exons GTATCAACAACAATCCGCGCGAGCCACTCGAATGAA GCTCGGGTCGGGCAGCGAGTGTGGCGGTGGGGGGTCGGGCGGCGGCGCGCCCGCTCCACAGTCGGCGCGCGTGTCCTCCAACGGCGCCGGCGGGATGGCGGTGAGCCGCGTGCCCAGCCCGTTGCACGACGGGAACACGCCCGTTGCGGAAAACTGGTGCTTTACACAG GTCAAAGTGGTGAAGTTCAGTTATATGtggacaataaataattttagtttttgtagAGAAGAGATGGGTGAAGTGTTAAAATCATCGACATTTTCAGCCGGTGCTAGTGATAAGTTAAAATGGTGTCTTCGCGTAAATCCCAAAGGACTCGATGAAGAGAGCAAAGACTAtttatcgttatatttattattagtgtcGTGTAATAAATCAGAAGTTCgagcaaaatttaaattttcaatattaaacgcGAAAAGAGAAGAAACAAAAGCAATGGAATCACAACGTGCATACAGATTCGTCCAAGGCAAAGACTGGGGATTCAAAAAGTTTATCAGAAG AGATTTCCTATTGGACGAAGCGAACGGCCTTCTACCAGAAGACAAACTGACGATATTCTGTGAGGTGTCAGTTGTCGCAGACAGCATTAATATTAGCGGACAAAGTAACGTGGTTCAGTTCAAAGTACCAGAGTGCCGGTTGTCAGACGACTTGGGCGCGTTATTTGACAACGAAAGGTTCTCAGATGTCACGTTAGCGGTAGGAGGAAGGGAGTTTCAAGCACACAAAGCAATATTAGcag CACGGAGTCCTGTATTTGCGGCGATGTTTGAACACGAAATGgaagaaagaaaaagaaatcgAGTAGATATTACAGATGTTGATCACGAAGTTCTACGGGAGATGTTAAGATTCATATACACAGATCGCGCGCCAAATCTTGACAAAATGGCGGACGATTTATTAGCGGCAGCAGACAAG TACGCGTTAGACAGATTGAAAGTGATGTGCGAAGAGGCGCTCTGCCTCAGCCTGTCGGTGGAGACGGCGGCCGACACGCTCATACTCGCTGACTTGCACTCCGCTGACCAGCTCAAAGCGCAGACCATCGACTTCATTAACAC GAGCCACGCGACGGACGTGATGGACACGGCGGGCTGGAAGAACATGATCTCGTCGCACCCGCACCTCATCGCCGAGGCGTTCCGCGCGCTGGCCACGCAGCAGCAGCAGATCCCGCCCATCGGGCCGCCGCGCAAGCGCGTCAAGCAGGCCTAG
- the Rdx gene encoding protein roadkill isoform X2, which yields MALARLGSGSECGGGGSGGGAPAPQSARVSSNGAGGMAVSRVPSPLHDGNTPVAENWCFTQVKVVKFSYMWTINNFSFCREEMGEVLKSSTFSAGASDKLKWCLRVNPKGLDEESKDYLSLYLLLVSCNKSEVRAKFKFSILNAKREETKAMESQRAYRFVQGKDWGFKKFIRRDFLLDEANGLLPEDKLTIFCEVSVVADSINISGQSNVVQFKVPECRLSDDLGALFDNERFSDVTLAVGGREFQAHKAILAARSPVFAAMFEHEMEERKRNRVDITDVDHEVLREMLRFIYTDRAPNLDKMADDLLAAADKYALDRLKVMCEEALCLSLSVETAADTLILADLHSADQLKAQTIDFINTSHATDVMDTAGWKNMISSHPHLIAEAFRALATQQQQIPPIGPPRKRVKQA from the exons GCTCGGGTCGGGCAGCGAGTGTGGCGGTGGGGGGTCGGGCGGCGGCGCGCCCGCTCCACAGTCGGCGCGCGTGTCCTCCAACGGCGCCGGCGGGATGGCGGTGAGCCGCGTGCCCAGCCCGTTGCACGACGGGAACACGCCCGTTGCGGAAAACTGGTGCTTTACACAG GTCAAAGTGGTGAAGTTCAGTTATATGtggacaataaataattttagtttttgtagAGAAGAGATGGGTGAAGTGTTAAAATCATCGACATTTTCAGCCGGTGCTAGTGATAAGTTAAAATGGTGTCTTCGCGTAAATCCCAAAGGACTCGATGAAGAGAGCAAAGACTAtttatcgttatatttattattagtgtcGTGTAATAAATCAGAAGTTCgagcaaaatttaaattttcaatattaaacgcGAAAAGAGAAGAAACAAAAGCAATGGAATCACAACGTGCATACAGATTCGTCCAAGGCAAAGACTGGGGATTCAAAAAGTTTATCAGAAG AGATTTCCTATTGGACGAAGCGAACGGCCTTCTACCAGAAGACAAACTGACGATATTCTGTGAGGTGTCAGTTGTCGCAGACAGCATTAATATTAGCGGACAAAGTAACGTGGTTCAGTTCAAAGTACCAGAGTGCCGGTTGTCAGACGACTTGGGCGCGTTATTTGACAACGAAAGGTTCTCAGATGTCACGTTAGCGGTAGGAGGAAGGGAGTTTCAAGCACACAAAGCAATATTAGcag CACGGAGTCCTGTATTTGCGGCGATGTTTGAACACGAAATGgaagaaagaaaaagaaatcgAGTAGATATTACAGATGTTGATCACGAAGTTCTACGGGAGATGTTAAGATTCATATACACAGATCGCGCGCCAAATCTTGACAAAATGGCGGACGATTTATTAGCGGCAGCAGACAAG TACGCGTTAGACAGATTGAAAGTGATGTGCGAAGAGGCGCTCTGCCTCAGCCTGTCGGTGGAGACGGCGGCCGACACGCTCATACTCGCTGACTTGCACTCCGCTGACCAGCTCAAAGCGCAGACCATCGACTTCATTAACAC GAGCCACGCGACGGACGTGATGGACACGGCGGGCTGGAAGAACATGATCTCGTCGCACCCGCACCTCATCGCCGAGGCGTTCCGCGCGCTGGCCACGCAGCAGCAGCAGATCCCGCCCATCGGGCCGCCGCGCAAGCGCGTCAAGCAGGCCTAG
- the Rdx gene encoding protein roadkill isoform X3, whose translation MKLGSGSECGGGGSGGGAPAPQSARVSSNGAGGMAVSRVPSPLHDGNTPVAENWCFTQVKVVKFSYMWTINNFSFCREEMGEVLKSSTFSAGASDKLKWCLRVNPKGLDEESKDYLSLYLLLVSCNKSEVRAKFKFSILNAKREETKAMESQRAYRFVQGKDWGFKKFIRRDFLLDEANGLLPEDKLTIFCEVSVVADSINISGQSNVVQFKVPECRLSDDLGALFDNERFSDVTLAVGGREFQAHKAILAARSPVFAAMFEHEMEERKRNRVDITDVDHEVLREMLRFIYTDRAPNLDKMADDLLAAADKYALDRLKVMCEEALCLSLSVETAADTLILADLHSADQLKAQTIDFINTSHATDVMDTAGWKNMISSHPHLIAEAFRALATQQQQIPPIGPPRKRVKQA comes from the exons ATGAA GCTCGGGTCGGGCAGCGAGTGTGGCGGTGGGGGGTCGGGCGGCGGCGCGCCCGCTCCACAGTCGGCGCGCGTGTCCTCCAACGGCGCCGGCGGGATGGCGGTGAGCCGCGTGCCCAGCCCGTTGCACGACGGGAACACGCCCGTTGCGGAAAACTGGTGCTTTACACAG GTCAAAGTGGTGAAGTTCAGTTATATGtggacaataaataattttagtttttgtagAGAAGAGATGGGTGAAGTGTTAAAATCATCGACATTTTCAGCCGGTGCTAGTGATAAGTTAAAATGGTGTCTTCGCGTAAATCCCAAAGGACTCGATGAAGAGAGCAAAGACTAtttatcgttatatttattattagtgtcGTGTAATAAATCAGAAGTTCgagcaaaatttaaattttcaatattaaacgcGAAAAGAGAAGAAACAAAAGCAATGGAATCACAACGTGCATACAGATTCGTCCAAGGCAAAGACTGGGGATTCAAAAAGTTTATCAGAAG AGATTTCCTATTGGACGAAGCGAACGGCCTTCTACCAGAAGACAAACTGACGATATTCTGTGAGGTGTCAGTTGTCGCAGACAGCATTAATATTAGCGGACAAAGTAACGTGGTTCAGTTCAAAGTACCAGAGTGCCGGTTGTCAGACGACTTGGGCGCGTTATTTGACAACGAAAGGTTCTCAGATGTCACGTTAGCGGTAGGAGGAAGGGAGTTTCAAGCACACAAAGCAATATTAGcag CACGGAGTCCTGTATTTGCGGCGATGTTTGAACACGAAATGgaagaaagaaaaagaaatcgAGTAGATATTACAGATGTTGATCACGAAGTTCTACGGGAGATGTTAAGATTCATATACACAGATCGCGCGCCAAATCTTGACAAAATGGCGGACGATTTATTAGCGGCAGCAGACAAG TACGCGTTAGACAGATTGAAAGTGATGTGCGAAGAGGCGCTCTGCCTCAGCCTGTCGGTGGAGACGGCGGCCGACACGCTCATACTCGCTGACTTGCACTCCGCTGACCAGCTCAAAGCGCAGACCATCGACTTCATTAACAC GAGCCACGCGACGGACGTGATGGACACGGCGGGCTGGAAGAACATGATCTCGTCGCACCCGCACCTCATCGCCGAGGCGTTCCGCGCGCTGGCCACGCAGCAGCAGCAGATCCCGCCCATCGGGCCGCCGCGCAAGCGCGTCAAGCAGGCCTAG
- the Rdx gene encoding protein roadkill isoform X4 produces MAVSRVPSPLHDGNTPVAENWCFTQVKVVKFSYMWTINNFSFCREEMGEVLKSSTFSAGASDKLKWCLRVNPKGLDEESKDYLSLYLLLVSCNKSEVRAKFKFSILNAKREETKAMESQRAYRFVQGKDWGFKKFIRRDFLLDEANGLLPEDKLTIFCEVSVVADSINISGQSNVVQFKVPECRLSDDLGALFDNERFSDVTLAVGGREFQAHKAILAARSPVFAAMFEHEMEERKRNRVDITDVDHEVLREMLRFIYTDRAPNLDKMADDLLAAADKYALDRLKVMCEEALCLSLSVETAADTLILADLHSADQLKAQTIDFINTSHATDVMDTAGWKNMISSHPHLIAEAFRALATQQQQIPPIGPPRKRVKQA; encoded by the exons ATGGCGGTGAGCCGCGTGCCCAGCCCGTTGCACGACGGGAACACGCCCGTTGCGGAAAACTGGTGCTTTACACAG GTCAAAGTGGTGAAGTTCAGTTATATGtggacaataaataattttagtttttgtagAGAAGAGATGGGTGAAGTGTTAAAATCATCGACATTTTCAGCCGGTGCTAGTGATAAGTTAAAATGGTGTCTTCGCGTAAATCCCAAAGGACTCGATGAAGAGAGCAAAGACTAtttatcgttatatttattattagtgtcGTGTAATAAATCAGAAGTTCgagcaaaatttaaattttcaatattaaacgcGAAAAGAGAAGAAACAAAAGCAATGGAATCACAACGTGCATACAGATTCGTCCAAGGCAAAGACTGGGGATTCAAAAAGTTTATCAGAAG AGATTTCCTATTGGACGAAGCGAACGGCCTTCTACCAGAAGACAAACTGACGATATTCTGTGAGGTGTCAGTTGTCGCAGACAGCATTAATATTAGCGGACAAAGTAACGTGGTTCAGTTCAAAGTACCAGAGTGCCGGTTGTCAGACGACTTGGGCGCGTTATTTGACAACGAAAGGTTCTCAGATGTCACGTTAGCGGTAGGAGGAAGGGAGTTTCAAGCACACAAAGCAATATTAGcag CACGGAGTCCTGTATTTGCGGCGATGTTTGAACACGAAATGgaagaaagaaaaagaaatcgAGTAGATATTACAGATGTTGATCACGAAGTTCTACGGGAGATGTTAAGATTCATATACACAGATCGCGCGCCAAATCTTGACAAAATGGCGGACGATTTATTAGCGGCAGCAGACAAG TACGCGTTAGACAGATTGAAAGTGATGTGCGAAGAGGCGCTCTGCCTCAGCCTGTCGGTGGAGACGGCGGCCGACACGCTCATACTCGCTGACTTGCACTCCGCTGACCAGCTCAAAGCGCAGACCATCGACTTCATTAACAC GAGCCACGCGACGGACGTGATGGACACGGCGGGCTGGAAGAACATGATCTCGTCGCACCCGCACCTCATCGCCGAGGCGTTCCGCGCGCTGGCCACGCAGCAGCAGCAGATCCCGCCCATCGGGCCGCCGCGCAAGCGCGTCAAGCAGGCCTAG